The DNA region GATGAAAACTATTAACTCTTACAGATTCTTTTCCCCAAATTCGAAAAAGGTTACTATCTTTCTTGACCTTTATGGAATGTGTATCTTCATTCAGTTGCCGTCCCTTCTGAAAATGCTGAATCGGTTCCTTTACCTGGCTTTGAATATCCTGATAAAGGGTACCTCCTAAGGCTACATTAAGTACTTGCGTCCCTCTACACACTGTCAGTATGGGAAGTTTGTTTTTTACTGCGTCGTTGGCTAAAGCTATTTCCACCTCATCCCTCTGGGGAATCGTATCCCCCAGACGAATATGCGGCTCCTGTCCATAAAATTTAGGATGTACATCTTCACCACCTGTAAGAATAAGTCCATCACATAACTTCAATGCTTCAAGTGCTAGATTTCGATCATGACTGGGGATAATGATGGGTAATCCTCCATTGGCAGAAACGGAGGCAGTAAAATCCTGATGGACATAAGAACCTTCTGTATAGTAGTTATGATGGACATAACCTGCAGCTATTCCGATTACAGGTTTTCGATTCAACTTGCCTACCTCCTAGTAATCTTATAAATTAGGGTTCTTCCACAATCCCTAATAACTTAAGGCAACATATTTTAATTCAAGGTACTCCGTTAACCCGTGATGCCCGCCTTCTTTTCCAATCCCACTTTCTTTCACCCCTCCAAATGGAGATTGCACATATGCAAGTGAAGTACCGTTGACCCCAATACCCCCAGCTTCCAACCCATCGATTAAACGATAGATTCTAGAGATATCTTGGGAAAAGAAATAGGCCGCTAATCCATAGGATGTATCATTACTTTTGGCTACTACTTCAAGCTCATTCTCAAACGTTAAAATCGGAGCAACAGGACCAAATATTTCTTCCTTAATAATAGACATTTCTTCTGTTAAGTTTGTTAAGACCGTTGGAGCATAAAAATTCCCTTCAGAAAAGTCACCCTCTGTTAATCGGCGCCCGCCCGCTAAAACCTTTGCTCCACTTGCATGGGCATCTTCTACAAGACGCTCTACTTTATCAAGATAACTTTTGGCCACAAGCGGACCAATTTGAACGTCAGGATCGAAACCATTCCCTACTTTTAACTGGTTAACTTTTTCCGTAAATTTCTCAGAAAACTCAGCCTCGATACTCTCATGTACATAAATCCGATTGATTCCGTTACAAACCTGGCCCGAGTTTTCAAACTTATTGTTGAAGATTGCTTCCACCGCTTTATCCACATCCGCATCAGGAAAAACAATGGCCGGACAGTTCCCACCCAACTCTAGTGATAATCGCTTCATCGTGCTGGCTGCCTCCTGCATAATTTGTTTCCCGACAGCAGTTGAGCCTGTAAAGGAAATTTTTCGTACCCTAGCATCTTCGATAAGAACTTTCCCGACTACATCTTCATCGCCAATAACAAGGTTTGCCACCCCAGCAGGTATGCCCGTTTCCATTAAATATTGAATAAGGGCCACCGACGTTCTCGGCGTTTCCGGTGCAGGTTTTAAAACAAACGTGCAGCCAGCAGCTAAAGCGGCAGCTGTTTTTCTAATCACAGTACCAGCTGGCATATTTGTAGGTGTGATCAGTCCGACAACCCCTACAGGCTGTTTCATAACCATTAGCTTTTGGTCTATGTTAGATGCGGGAAGGATTTCGCCATAGGCTCTTTTTCCTTCCTCTGCATACCAGCGAATAATCAGAGCCGAACCGAATATTTCTCCCAAAGCTTCGTTGATTGGTTTTCCTTGCTCCTCCACAATGATTTCAGCCAACTTTTTCTGATGCAATAGTAAGGAATCAGCCCATTGCATTAAGTAGGCAGCACGACTCTCTGCAGGCAGTTTTGCCCAGCCTTTAAATGCTGACTCAGCAGACTGTAACGCCCAAAGAGTCTGTTCTTTAGTAGCACGGGGAACGATTCCAATCACCTTGCCAGTGGCTGGATTGATTACGTCCATCGTCTCATTGCCTTCAACCTTTTCACCATTGATCCACATATAATTTAATCTATTAAGCTTAGTCGCTTCCATTCTCTTTTCCCTCACTTCTTTGCTAAATGAACTCAAAATACTTCCTTCTCTCCCAATCGGTTACCTCGGTGAAGTATTGCTTAACTTCTAGCCTTGCTGCCGTCAAATAATGTTCTACTACCTCATCACCAAGGATGGAACGGACAATTGGACTTTTGTCGAACGCTTCAATGGCATCGAGTAAATTGGTAGGAAGCTTTGGTAAATTTAAACCCGATAAGTCGCCTTTTACAGGAGCAGGAGGCTCTATTTCATTTTCAATCCCGTATAGGCCAGAGGCCAGACAGGCGGATAACACTAAAAAGTAGTTGATATCTGCTCCAGAAATCCTATTTTCAATCCGGCAGGCATTTTTCCTTCCAACCGTCCTAAACGAAGCGGCACGATTATCGATTCCCCAGCTTACTGTATCGGGTGCCCCCGCCGAAGTATCAGCCAACCTTTTATAGGAATTAATATAGGGAGCATAAAATAACATGAAATCCTTTGATAAAGCCAACATTCCTCCCAAAAAGTGGCGGCCAATTTTGGATAATTGGTGCTCTCCATCTGGGTCCCAAAATAAATTCGTACGTCCTTCCAAATCCCATAAGCTAATATGTGTATGTCCGCCGCTTCCCGCTGAAGTTGTAGACACTTTTGCCATGAAAGTTGCCATGATATCATTAAGGATAGCCATTTCTTTAATACCAGATTTATAAACAGCGGTTCGGTCTGCCATTTCTAAAATCTCACTGTGCTGGATGTTTAATTCTACTTGGCCTAACCCCCACTCCCCTTTAAGGCTGTCAACAGGTATATTGGCTAACTCTAAATTTCGAGTTAATTGTTTTAAAAACCAATCATCCACATTCAAACGGTAGATGGAATAATCGACTGGATACGGAAAAAGCGGTTTTGGGTCATGAAAGTTTTTCTCTTGGATGGATTCTGGTGTTTCCTTATATAAATGAAATTCCAATTCTGAAGCTGCCTGAGCTGAAAAACCCATTTCTTTAGCTATCTTAATCTGTTTTTTCAAGATACTTCGGGGGGCAACTTCTACTGGCTTTCCTTCATCATCATAAGCATCACACATAACAAATGCTGTTTTTTCCACCCATGGATACAAACGTAAAGTATTTAAATCCGGAACGGTCTTAATATCGTGATAGCCAGTATTGATATTGCAATATTCGAACTCTCCTAAAGTCAAGCTGATGTCCCATGCAAAATTCAGTGCACAGGTGTGAATACCTCCTTTTAGATCTGAGATAAAATGGTAGGCAGGCACTTTCTTACCATATAAACGCCCCTGCATATCAACCCCGGCAAGAATCACCGTATCCACTTCACCTTTTTCAACAGCCAATAAGAAACTCTCCCAGTTAAAAATAGGTGGATTATTATGATTATAATTTTTAATCGTTTGGAAATTTGTTTGCTTCGTAACCATATAAGCTCCTCCTTTAATATTTAGGTATCTATTGAATCGTCCATCCACCATCGACAAAAATGGTCGTACCTGTTATATAACTTGATTCATCCTGCGCTAGGAACAAAGCGGCATTGGCAATATCCTCTGGTTGGGCAACCCTTTTTAACGGAACACGTTCCATGATCCATTCAACAGCCTCTGGATTTTCTAAAGCCCTTTTTGTAAACGGAGTTTCTACAATACCAGGTGCAATTGCATTTACATTGATACGATACTTTGCTAAATCAAGTGCAATCGCTTTATTTAATAAATTAAGACCACCCTTTGAAGAATTATAATGAGGCTGCGGACTTCCGCTGCTTGAGACAACATAATGGGCTTCAACAGACGTTAAATTGACGATTCTTCCTTTAATTCCAAGTTTGATCATCCCTTTTGCTGCAGCTTGCGAACATAAAAATGGGCCTTTTAAATTTACATCGTGAACTTTATCCCATTCTGCTTCTTCTAATTCTAAAAATGGGGTAAAACCTACAATTCCAGCATTATTCACGAGAATATCGAGTCTGCCGAACTCATTTATTGTTTGTGCCACCATGTTCTCAACATCACTCTTCTTTGCAACATCGACTTTTACAAACAGGGTCTTGCTGCCCTCAGGGCTTAAAGCAATCGTTTCGTTTGCCCCTTGTTCATTAATGTCAGCAATAACAACAGCAGCACCCTCCGCTAAATATTTAAGGGCGATGGCTTGCCCGTTTCCTGAACCTCCACCTGTTACAATCGCAACTTTTCCTGCTAATCTCATAGTTATACATCCCTTCTAACTTTTTTTGGAATAACTCATTACATAGTCTATAAGAATACTTTTAAAATCTAGTAAAGAATTAATAAAAACATATTCCCCTTTTCCATGGTGATTAGCACCTCTGGGTCCAAATTCCACTGCCGGAATGCCACGGGTCGCATAAAACCTCGTATCAGCAGACCCATCTTGGCCAAAAATCCTTACATCGCTGCCTAAAACATTTTCTGCAGTATCCTTAAGGCGGATCACAAATTCATTTAAAGGATTTGTCTTTACTGGATCCCCTCTCGAGATAATTTTCAACTCTGCATCCGTTATACCTCTGATTTGGTCGAGAATATCCTCTGGATTTTGATCCGGTAAATAACGAATATCTAAAATGAGGCTGCAGCGATCTGGCACCCGGTTTATGGCTCCTCCTCCATGAATGCGCGCAAGATTTATAGAGGGTCTATCAAAAAACTGACTTTTTTCCTTAAACAAATCAAGCCTTTCAATTTCTTTATAGGCATGAAATGCTTTTAAAATAGCATTCTCCCCTAACCAGGGTCTGCTTCCATGAGAGGCGGTACCTAGAAATTCCAGACTAATTTGAAGGATTCCTTTTGCTTGGACAGCAATATCTAAATTTGTAGTCTCTCCGCAAATAACCATGTCGCCTAAGATTCCATTTTCAACAAGATAACCAGTACCTTTTTCTCCCCCTGTCTCTTCATCAGGGACTAATGAAAGGATCACTCTTGCAGGAAGTGTCTTTTTTGATAATTCTACAAATGCATGCATCATAACCGAAACCGCGCCGAGCATATCGAAACTGCCTCTCCCGTAAATTTTTCCATCATCTACAAATGGAAAAAATTGATCTGCTTCTGCAGGTACAACATCAAGATGTCCATTAAATATAATAATGGGCCCCTTTTCTCCAATTTCAGCAATAAGACTTTTATATCCGTCATTATTAATGAAAGTTGTTTCAATTCCCCTTTGTCTTAACCATTCACTACAATAATCAACCGCTAAATTAATATTTTCTTTCGTAGTAGTTTCAAACTGAATGAGCCTAGTAGTGAGTGAAATAATGGAGTTTACCTCTATTTCATATTCATCCGTTTTCAAATGAGATGACCATGATTCCTGCATTTACAAACATTCCCCCTTCCATTTGGACATTTTGTCCTTTTTAAAATTCAATCCTAAAAACGTAGGATTTATATTATCTATTTAAATGCAATTTCCGTGCCAAAATAGCTGTTTGTTTCTTCTTTCATCTTACAGACTCTTATTAAAGCTTAGTTATAACCAATAACTAATTTAAACCTTCAGAATTAATTGAATATTCGTGTTTATATTCTAGAATAAAAGCAGGTAAATAGTTATAATTAAAATAGGACAAATGGGATAAATATCACTTTCAACTATTTATCCCATTATCAAAAGTTCATTTGCTGGTCAGTTCCATGTGGGAGTGTGAAGAAGGAATGAAAAAAATCAGTATGGCGATTGTTGCCGGTGCAGAGAAAACGTGTGAATCTATTAAAGAACAGCTGCAGACTCTATTTGGGGACTATATCAATTTTGTTGCTTTTCCTATAGATAAACTATCGGAAAATGAAACAGAATTTCCTCTTGTTCTCGTAAGCAACCAAAAGTTCATTCAGAAAGTAGTTTCTGTCTTTAAATCAAGTGCTGAATTTTTAATCATCCATCGGACGATATCTAAAGCAGGTTGGGATCAAGTAGTAAATATCCCACATAGAAAAAAGATGCTAGTCGTCAATGACTGTTTCGAATCTACGCAAGAAACCATTGCTATCCTGCAAGAATTGGGTGCTAGGCATATACAAATGGTTCCTTACTATCCAGGCGTACTGATAAATGAGGAAATTAATTCTGCACTTTGTCCAAGCGAACTAGAACTTGTTCCTTCCAATATTTCAGATATTGTAGATATCGGACAAAGAGTATTGGATACAAGTACTTTAGTAGATTTATTACTGAAAGCAGACCTGCTTAACAGTGAAACCCAAGCGATTATTCTTAATTATTCCAATACCATCATCCCGCGGAGTCAAGGCTTTGAAAATACTATGAATGAGTTAATCAACACACAAACTTTATTACAAAGAGTGTTAAATCTAGTGGAGGGCGGCGTTATTGCGTTTGATAATCAATATAAAATTACTTATTTAAATGTAACCGCAGAGAGACTGTTCAATGGACAAACCATAAATCAGTTAGGCGAGAATGTCGGGGATTTATTGGAACGGGAAGGTTTAAAAATCAACTTAAGGAGCAATATAAACAATCAGATTGTTAAAATAAAACGGCAAAATTATATTCTAAATAAAATGAATCTCCATGAACATCAAACCAAAACTGGAGGGGTTATCACCTTTCAAAACGCAAAAATAGTAGAGGAGTTAGACAGCAATCTTCGTGTTCATTTAAAAGAAACTGGCTATGAAGCGAAATATCATTTTGACGACATTATTACCTCCTCACCGAAAGTAAAAAAACTGATTACCCATGCAAAAAGAATGTCCAAGTCGGACCTAATTGTTTTAATTCAAGGGGAAACGGGAACGGGTAAGGAATTGTTCGCACATGCTATTCACAACTATTCCAATCGTACTACGTTTCCATTTGTAGCGGTTAATTTTAGTTCATTGTCTGATAACCTACTAGAAAGTGAACTATTTGGATATGAAGAAGGAGCTTTTACGGGAGCAAAAAAAGGCGGAAAGCCAGGATTATTTGAACAAGCGCATAAAGGGACCATATTTTTAGACGAAATTGGTGACATTACCCCTAATTTACAAACACGCCTATTACGGGTGCTTCAACAAAAAGAAATCATAAAGGTTGGAGGAACAAAAATCATTCCTGTTGATGTTAGAATAGTCGTGGCAACGAACCGTGATCTTTTGCAGCTAGTTTCAAAAGGCCAATTTCGTGAAGACCTCTATTATAGGCTAAAGGTATTGCAGGTAGATATTCCCCCGCTTAGAGAACGAAAAACAGATATTCCTACCATTATTAATCACTTTTCAAGACAAAAAGGTTTAGGAGGATATTTTTCCAAAAGAGCATTAAATGCACTTTCAGATTACCATTGGCCAGGTAATGTTAGAGAGTTGGAAAATACAATTGATTATTTATGCGCAATGAGTGAAGGAGAAATTAGAATTGAAGATTTGCCCATAGATTATCCATCCTCCTCCCTATCAAAACAAAGCAGTGATGAAAATAATCAAAACAACAAACATAAACAGATGCTGCCATCCGATCAATTAGATCAAACTCTTATCCCTCAAGAATACTTGGATATAGATAGAAAAACCTTTATTTTAAATCTAATCTATACAGCCAGGCTAAACGGCCAAAATGCAGGAAGAAGAAGTTTAATTGGTCTGTCAAGATGTAAAGGAGTTCTCTTTACTGAAAATGAAATTAGGGATGTCGTTAATGAACTAAAGAGTGAGGGCCTGCTCGAAGTTTCTATTGGACGATCTGGCTGCAAAGTAACACAAAAAGGATATAGGCATATCAATAAGTAGTTCACTTACCTTGCTATCATATTATGTTAAAATATAGACAGTCATTTGAACGTTTTGGAGGGGGACCTATTATCGGGGTTATTGTATTGAAAAAGTATTTAGTTGGTTTATTTGCTTTATTTTTAGTTTTTAGTTTAGTTGCTTGTTCATCTGAAAGTTCAAAAACCTCAAAAGCAGAGGATAAGAATGAGGAAAAGAGTTCTGAGGCCAAAACAAAGGCAGAAGCAGAAGCCAAAGCAGCTGCAGCTTCAAGTGGAGGATCAGAGCTCTTTGCAATTGTACTAAACTAAGAAAGAAATATCCAAATGGTGTAGCTTCTGATCATCCAGCCTATCAATCTAAAATGGATAGAGATAACGATAATTTCGCTTGTGAAAGATAGTGTATTATCACTTAGTAGACCTTTCTAAGGTATTGAATTATGAATGACTTCGGGGAGTGACAGGCACCAGTATCAACCCTCAGTTGTAAACTTATAGCCAATTCCTCTTAACGTTACGATAAAGGAATAATCTGTATACTTTGCAATTTTTTCTCTCAGATTTTTGATATGAACGTCTACGGTCCGTTCGTTTATTACCTTTTCATTCTTTTGATAAATGGTATTGATGATTTGTTCCCTTGAAAGAAGTTGATCTGGGTGGGTCATAAATAGATAGAGTAATCTGTACTCGAAATAAGTTAAATCAAGTACTTCATCTTGGAATTTAACAATTCCTTTTAATGGTTTAATCGTCAACCCTTTATAGCTTAGTTTACTGCATCGATTGGCAGTTCTTCGTAAGACCGTTTCAATTCTAACCGACAATTCTTCTAGATTATATGGTTTACCGATGTAGTCATCGGCCCCTCGTTTCAGCCCATCGATTCGATCCTGTTCCGAATTATTTGAAGATACAATGATAATTGGTACGTTACTTTCTAATTCGTAACGCATCCAGAAGCAGACCTCGAGTCCATCCATATCAGGAAGAGCTGTTTCTAAAAGTACAAAACAAGGATCGTGTCTTAAGTACATTTCACGAGCTGTTTGTCCATCAGCGGCCTCTAATATTTCGAATCCCTGCCTAGTCAGATGAAATCTTAACACAGCTCTATTTTCACTATTGCTATCTATAATAATAATAGTTTTCCCTCTCAATTTTTTATCTTCCAACTTCTTCAGCCCCTTGCCTCCATTATAGTGATAAAAAGAGTTTCACAAAAGGTTGTATTTTATAAATAGAAAAACGACCCGCTGTTAACGGGCCATTACCTTTTATTAACTTTCCGTATCCTTTTTCCCTGCAAGTGTTTCATAGGCTGCATCATCCGGGGCATCACCTTTGGGCCAGTCATTAATTTTATCAGGAAAATCAGGTCTAGCCATAGAGTTAATATATGCTGCGATGTTCATCGCTTCTTCATCTGTAAAGGAACCTGCTTCATAACCACCCATCGGTACTTTAGGCATATATTTTTTGATAAAGCCTCCTGCCGTTCTTACACGAGACATACCTGCTCCAAGATTGTAGGATTGTTCTCCCCAAAGCGGAAGTCCTGAGGCACCACCATCCCCACCTTCTCCATGGCAGGTAATGCAAGCTTTATTGTACAGCTCTTGGCCTGCATCCACATTTAACTTAGTTAGATCACCTTCAGCCTTTGGCATTTTTGCCCATGGCCTTTCCTTTGTACCCTCAGGAACATTAGTAGAGATATAATTATAGTAGGCAACCATTGCTTTCAATTCCTTGCTATCTACCGGAAGGGGTTTTCCATTCATACTTCTTTTAAAACAGCCGTTAATACGGTCTTCGATTGTAACCACCTTCCCCGCACGTGGATTGTATTGCGGATAGGTTTTTGAAATACCTACTAGGTCAAGAGAGGAACCTACTCCACCGTCCGCATGACAACTGGCACAACTTAGTTTGTTTCCTACATACCCATCCAAAACAGTGCTTGTTTCATTATGTTCTTTATACCCTAATTTAATTAATTCCCCTTCTTCCCCTTCAGGGACATCTTCCATACTTGGAGGTAAATAAGGGTGTTCTGGTTTGGCTTCTGTTTGTTCTCCAGGCATTGATGATGGTGCTGATGCTGCAGAACTTACCTCAGGCTGCCCCTTTGAATCTAGTACAAATAAGAAAAATACAGTAAATCCAAGCACGATCGTGCCAACAATAGCAACAACGGAAGAAACAAGTAATTTATTCATGTTTAAGCTCATCTCCATATCAGGCGGATTTCTCTTAAGAGAGGATTTTTCCGAATTGTTTTTACAAGTTCATTATCCAAAACCATTGTTAAGATTCAGTTAAGTAAAGTTGAGCGTTTCGTGAACATGGGGTAAATGAGAGGATAGTTCACTAAATGTACAAAAGTAAGCTAATCCTTCTCAAAAAGGCCTCTAATAAGGAAATCTCTCTTATGTAAGAGGTCAAGTAATCTCTATGTCTTTCTTCGTTTTCCCGAAAGTGAATGAATCTTAATTGATGAAAACTGTTTTATCTTATTTATTAAAAACTGTTGATTTCTACTTGACGGTTACATGGCACCATCCCCACACATTCCATTGAAGATTCAGTTATCTACTACTCTACAAATCTCGACATATATCGGGGAGTGACAGGCACAGGAAGAAAAAAATTTTCCACAACCCTGTCCTTTTCCGCTTCTTTTCTATATATAACAGGTGAGAATAACTTTTGGGAGATGGTTGGATGTCTGGATGGGTGAAGTTGACGAAGCAGTTTACAAATGATGAGTTATGGAACAATGTGACGGCTTTCCGGCTTTATGTGTGGATCTTACTAAAGGCTGCTTACGAGGATGGAATTGTTTTGAATGGGATGAGGTTAAAAAAGGGACAGTATGTAAGAGCGTATTCCCAGTTAAGTGAAGATTTGATGTACATAGAAGGTAGAGCGAAAAAGGTGCTTGCAAAAAGTACTGTGAAGCGCGCAGTCGACAAGCTTGTGAAAAAAGGACTGCTCCTCGCGGAAGAAACACCGTTAGGAACTCTGTTTACCGTCGTAAATTCCGATGACTTTAAATGTTTGGATGGAATAGATGGTTTTTTTTGCTCTCCGTTTCGCGAAACAGTAGTGGAACACTCGCAAAACAATAACAAAACAAACCGAGAACAATATAGAAGAAATCAAGAAGGTAAGAATGGAAAAAATAATGATAAGGCCCATCTCGCAAGCATCAAGGAACAATCACATTATCTCCAAGAAAGTAAAACCAATAATCAAAAACACCTGATCCCTTCAATCGATAACCCAGAGGAAAAGAAAAAACGGATTACCAGCCACTATATCAATTTACGAAACAATGGATTTATTTTAAGCCCAAAAGATGAATGTGCCATCGAACGAATCTGTGAACTTCCTTTAAAAACCGAGCGGCTAGAATCTTTGTTAGAGGGAGTTTTCAGTGATTATCTCAGGAAGAATCCGAATGGGAAAATTAGCAGCGCCTTGTATTGTGAAAAGGTCCTAATGACCATACTAGAGGCAGAGAAAAACGGTAAACAATTCAAAAAATCAAAGAAGGAATCGATGTCTGAACGGGTGGAACGTCTGATTGAGGAAGGAAAAATTGTGTTATCGGAGGAATCACAATGACCAAGGATGAGGTAATGAAACTTTTAGTACTGATTGAATCGGTTTATTCCCACTGCACCTTTAAGGATGAAACAGTTCAGCAATGGTTTCAATTTTGTTCTGAAATGGATTATGAAAAGGTATTAGCGAGACTAAAAAGCCATATTAGAAAAAGTCCCTTTCCTCCTGTTATTGGGGAGATTGCGGTATTCGAATTTGAAGAAAATCATTTTCCAGCCACGTTACAGGAATGGATGAAGAAAGGACGGGAGAGAATTGAATGCGATCACAAATCAAACCAACGAATTTCCATACCAAACTGGCTATCCGAATATTCAACAAGAAAATCTGTTTGAGGCGGAAGGTATCCTTCTAGGCGCGGTCTTTCTGGCTCCTGAACTGATTCATGAAATCAGATTAGAACCATGCCATTTTTCGCAGAAACGGAATCAGCTTCTGTTTCAGACGTTCCGGGAACTGCAAATGGAGAACAAGCCGATCGATTTAGTCCTTGTGGTTGAAAAATTAGGAAGCATGGACATGGTCAGTGTTAGTTATATGACGGAAATTGCAGGTTGCTGTCCAACCACAGCCAATTATGAACACTATCAAACCATTATTCTGAATGAATACAAACTTAGAATGTTTAAAGGGTCCGCAACTCATTTCCTTAAAGAGAAAACCTTCGAAGCAGCCGAGGATTTTTATAAAACTTATATCGATATGCAGGATGTCGGGAAGGTAAATGGCAAATCAAAGCGAGATGTCCTTTACGAAGTGTATGAAGAGATGGTCGAGGATCATGGAGAACTTTCAGGAGTGGATACTGGGTTTTCCTTGCTCAATAGCATGCTAAATGGCCTGCAGAATGGTGATTTGATTATCATCGCGGCACGGCCATCGGTTGGGAAAACCGCCCTGGCTCTTAATCTAGCAAAAAACTGCTGCACATTAGGCGGAGCTGTTGATTTCTTTTCGCTAGAAATGCCCGCAAAACAGTTAATCAAGCGGACGCTAAGCGATCTTTCCTATGTGGACGGTTCCAAATGGAAAAATTCCTATCGCTATTTCAGCGAAGTTGACTACGAACGGGCGGTACATGCATTAGAAACGTTAGACCAATGGAATTTTCATATACACGATGAGCCCCGGCAAACAGTTGCCGACATTCGCGCAGCCATCCAGAAGACGAAACGGGAGCATCCCGTTGGCAAACATTTGGTAGTCATTGATTATTTACAACTGATAACCCACACGAAGCGTTTTGAGCGTCAGGATTTGGCGGTGGGTCATATCACAAGAGAGCTAAAGCAGATTGCCAGACTTTATGAGGTACCGATTGTCCTGTTGTCCCAGCTGTCCCGAGGTGTGGAGCAGCGGGCGGACAAGCGTCCGGTAATGTCAGATTTGCGGGATTCCGGTAGTATTGAACAGGATGCCGATGTGATTATGCTATTAAGCCGGGGTGAATGGGAACAGGAAAGACCGGATAAGAGTGAGCAAATAAACCTGAACATCGCAAAGCATCGGAATGGTCCCGTCGGAGTGATTAAACTGGCGTTTGAGAAGAACTTTAGTCGATTTCGGAATGATTAATTGGGATGGTCATAGGTGACCAATGGGCCAGCTCTCATGGATGATTTGGTATAAAGCATAAAGGTTACAAT from Neobacillus sp. FSL H8-0543 includes:
- a CDS encoding gamma-glutamyl-gamma-aminobutyrate hydrolase family protein, producing MNRKPVIGIAAGYVHHNYYTEGSYVHQDFTASVSANGGLPIIIPSHDRNLALEALKLCDGLILTGGEDVHPKFYGQEPHIRLGDTIPQRDEVEIALANDAVKNKLPILTVCRGTQVLNVALGGTLYQDIQSQVKEPIQHFQKGRQLNEDTHSIKVKKDSNLFRIWGKESVRVNSFHHQSINRLAEGLNVVATSIDGVIEAVEHHSHPFVLGVQFHPEFMSKSNSLMNRLFLEFIRACSRISVKK
- a CDS encoding NAD-dependent succinate-semialdehyde dehydrogenase translates to MSSFSKEVREKRMEATKLNRLNYMWINGEKVEGNETMDVINPATGKVIGIVPRATKEQTLWALQSAESAFKGWAKLPAESRAAYLMQWADSLLLHQKKLAEIIVEEQGKPINEALGEIFGSALIIRWYAEEGKRAYGEILPASNIDQKLMVMKQPVGVVGLITPTNMPAGTVIRKTAAALAAGCTFVLKPAPETPRTSVALIQYLMETGIPAGVANLVIGDEDVVGKVLIEDARVRKISFTGSTAVGKQIMQEAASTMKRLSLELGGNCPAIVFPDADVDKAVEAIFNNKFENSGQVCNGINRIYVHESIEAEFSEKFTEKVNQLKVGNGFDPDVQIGPLVAKSYLDKVERLVEDAHASGAKVLAGGRRLTEGDFSEGNFYAPTVLTNLTEEMSIIKEEIFGPVAPILTFENELEVVAKSNDTSYGLAAYFFSQDISRIYRLIDGLEAGGIGVNGTSLAYVQSPFGGVKESGIGKEGGHHGLTEYLELKYVALSY
- a CDS encoding glutamine synthetase family protein, coding for MVTKQTNFQTIKNYNHNNPPIFNWESFLLAVEKGEVDTVILAGVDMQGRLYGKKVPAYHFISDLKGGIHTCALNFAWDISLTLGEFEYCNINTGYHDIKTVPDLNTLRLYPWVEKTAFVMCDAYDDEGKPVEVAPRSILKKQIKIAKEMGFSAQAASELEFHLYKETPESIQEKNFHDPKPLFPYPVDYSIYRLNVDDWFLKQLTRNLELANIPVDSLKGEWGLGQVELNIQHSEILEMADRTAVYKSGIKEMAILNDIMATFMAKVSTTSAGSGGHTHISLWDLEGRTNLFWDPDGEHQLSKIGRHFLGGMLALSKDFMLFYAPYINSYKRLADTSAGAPDTVSWGIDNRAASFRTVGRKNACRIENRISGADINYFLVLSACLASGLYGIENEIEPPAPVKGDLSGLNLPKLPTNLLDAIEAFDKSPIVRSILGDEVVEHYLTAARLEVKQYFTEVTDWERRKYFEFI
- a CDS encoding SDR family oxidoreductase, yielding MRLAGKVAIVTGGGSGNGQAIALKYLAEGAAVVIADINEQGANETIALSPEGSKTLFVKVDVAKKSDVENMVAQTINEFGRLDILVNNAGIVGFTPFLELEEAEWDKVHDVNLKGPFLCSQAAAKGMIKLGIKGRIVNLTSVEAHYVVSSSGSPQPHYNSSKGGLNLLNKAIALDLAKYRINVNAIAPGIVETPFTKRALENPEAVEWIMERVPLKRVAQPEDIANAALFLAQDESSYITGTTIFVDGGWTIQ
- a CDS encoding M20/M25/M40 family metallo-hydrolase; this encodes MQESWSSHLKTDEYEIEVNSIISLTTRLIQFETTTKENINLAVDYCSEWLRQRGIETTFINNDGYKSLIAEIGEKGPIIIFNGHLDVVPAEADQFFPFVDDGKIYGRGSFDMLGAVSVMMHAFVELSKKTLPARVILSLVPDEETGGEKGTGYLVENGILGDMVICGETTNLDIAVQAKGILQISLEFLGTASHGSRPWLGENAILKAFHAYKEIERLDLFKEKSQFFDRPSINLARIHGGGAINRVPDRCSLILDIRYLPDQNPEDILDQIRGITDAELKIISRGDPVKTNPLNEFVIRLKDTAENVLGSDVRIFGQDGSADTRFYATRGIPAVEFGPRGANHHGKGEYVFINSLLDFKSILIDYVMSYSKKS
- a CDS encoding sigma 54-interacting transcriptional regulator, whose amino-acid sequence is MKKISMAIVAGAEKTCESIKEQLQTLFGDYINFVAFPIDKLSENETEFPLVLVSNQKFIQKVVSVFKSSAEFLIIHRTISKAGWDQVVNIPHRKKMLVVNDCFESTQETIAILQELGARHIQMVPYYPGVLINEEINSALCPSELELVPSNISDIVDIGQRVLDTSTLVDLLLKADLLNSETQAIILNYSNTIIPRSQGFENTMNELINTQTLLQRVLNLVEGGVIAFDNQYKITYLNVTAERLFNGQTINQLGENVGDLLEREGLKINLRSNINNQIVKIKRQNYILNKMNLHEHQTKTGGVITFQNAKIVEELDSNLRVHLKETGYEAKYHFDDIITSSPKVKKLITHAKRMSKSDLIVLIQGETGTGKELFAHAIHNYSNRTTFPFVAVNFSSLSDNLLESELFGYEEGAFTGAKKGGKPGLFEQAHKGTIFLDEIGDITPNLQTRLLRVLQQKEIIKVGGTKIIPVDVRIVVATNRDLLQLVSKGQFREDLYYRLKVLQVDIPPLRERKTDIPTIINHFSRQKGLGGYFSKRALNALSDYHWPGNVRELENTIDYLCAMSEGEIRIEDLPIDYPSSSLSKQSSDENNQNNKHKQMLPSDQLDQTLIPQEYLDIDRKTFILNLIYTARLNGQNAGRRSLIGLSRCKGVLFTENEIRDVVNELKSEGLLEVSIGRSGCKVTQKGYRHINK